In one window of Janthinobacterium sp. 1_2014MBL_MicDiv DNA:
- the gspL gene encoding type II secretion system protein GspL — MTTLYIRHPAKASTDSAPACSFVLAGDGGALLQQGSAPLGGLGQLIAGAQRVVLLLAAADVTLLRLKTPPLAGARLRAALPGLVEEHILGDAQDCLLAAGAPDAAGMRTVAVAQRAWVEVLVKALLAQGARKVALLPSQLCLPLQPGSVTAALQASGDGLELALRQAPQEGLGLVLPPQPQQALLTTRAFAGDVPLTVYVAQAELAQYQQLAAGMDGVTVELDHWAHWIAGARAAALDLAGALGTATGAAADWRRWRWPLRLALLTVVVNLVGMNIEWMRLKREVATVRTSMQQTFKAAYPNEAPVYGLEAEQMRRNIAAARLQGGQASMDDFTSMSAALGEALGGLAGRGVVASLEYRERSLIVRLKPDMVDASAQAQVRDGLAARKLALNETEPGVWKITPATGAKA, encoded by the coding sequence TTGACAACTTTGTATATCCGGCACCCGGCCAAGGCGTCCACCGACAGCGCACCGGCCTGCTCCTTCGTGCTGGCCGGCGACGGCGGCGCCTTGCTGCAGCAGGGCAGTGCGCCGCTGGGCGGCCTGGGCCAGCTGATCGCCGGCGCGCAGCGCGTGGTGCTGCTGCTGGCGGCGGCCGACGTGACCCTGCTGCGCCTGAAGACTCCGCCCCTGGCCGGCGCCCGCCTGCGCGCGGCCTTGCCGGGCCTGGTGGAAGAGCACATCCTCGGCGACGCCCAGGATTGCCTGCTGGCCGCCGGCGCGCCCGATGCGGCCGGCATGCGCACGGTGGCCGTGGCGCAGCGTGCCTGGGTCGAGGTGCTGGTAAAAGCCTTGCTGGCGCAGGGCGCGCGCAAGGTGGCGCTGCTGCCGTCGCAGCTGTGCCTGCCGTTGCAGCCAGGCAGCGTGACGGCCGCCCTGCAGGCGAGCGGCGATGGCCTGGAACTGGCCTTGCGCCAGGCGCCGCAGGAGGGACTGGGTCTGGTGCTGCCGCCCCAGCCGCAGCAGGCGCTGCTGACGACGCGCGCGTTCGCCGGCGACGTGCCGCTGACCGTGTACGTGGCGCAGGCGGAGCTTGCGCAATATCAACAATTGGCCGCCGGCATGGATGGCGTGACGGTCGAGCTTGACCACTGGGCGCACTGGATCGCCGGCGCCCGCGCCGCAGCGCTGGACCTGGCGGGTGCGCTGGGCACGGCGACGGGTGCGGCCGCCGACTGGCGCCGCTGGCGCTGGCCGCTGCGCCTGGCGCTGCTGACGGTGGTCGTCAACCTGGTGGGCATGAATATCGAATGGATGCGCCTGAAGCGCGAGGTGGCCACCGTGCGCACCTCGATGCAGCAAACCTTCAAGGCGGCCTACCCGAACGAGGCGCCCGTGTATGGCCTGGAAGCGGAGCAGATGCGGCGCAATATCGCCGCCGCCCGCCTGCAGGGCGGGCAAGCCAGCATGGATGACTTCACCAGCATGAGCGCGGCCCTGGGCGAGGCGCTGGGCGGCCTGGCCGGACGTGGCGTGGTGGCTTCGCTCGAATACCGCGAGCGCAGCCTGATCGTGCGCCTGAAGCCGGACATGGTCGACGCCAGCGCCCAGGCGCAGGTGCGCGACGGTCTGGCTGCGCGCAAGCTGGCCCTGAATGAAACGGAGCCGGGCGTGTGGAAGATCACGCCGGCCACGGGAGCAAAAGCATGA
- the gspH gene encoding type II secretion system minor pseudopilin GspH: MSRRCRAGQQRSRGFTLIELLVVMVIIGVTLGLVSLNAMPNGQQALQKEAERIALLLQLARDEAIVRSRQVAFEADENQYRFLVLNEKLWQPVTQDDLLRERAFANTPMLLSVQPSNSVAQPLRIIFGREPVDKPFVLTLASGERSVAIRADGIGHFTVEQ, translated from the coding sequence ATGAGCCGGCGATGCAGGGCAGGCCAGCAGCGCAGCCGTGGCTTCACGCTGATCGAATTGCTGGTGGTGATGGTCATCATCGGCGTCACCCTGGGCCTCGTGTCGCTGAACGCCATGCCGAATGGCCAGCAAGCCCTGCAGAAGGAAGCCGAGCGCATCGCCCTGCTGCTGCAGCTGGCGCGCGATGAAGCCATCGTGCGCAGCCGGCAGGTGGCGTTCGAGGCCGATGAAAATCAATACCGTTTCCTCGTGCTCAATGAAAAGCTGTGGCAGCCCGTGACGCAGGACGACCTGCTGCGCGAACGCGCGTTTGCGAATACGCCCATGCTGCTCAGCGTGCAGCCATCGAACAGCGTGGCGCAGCCGCTGCGCATCATCTTCGGCCGCGAACCGGTCGACAAGCCTTTCGTCCTGACCCTGGCCAGCGGCGAACGCAGCGTGGCCATCCGCGCCGACGGCATCGGCCACTTCACGGTCGAGCAATGA
- the gspD gene encoding type II secretion system secretin GspD: MKKPSVSPNTSTFSLRRLSAAALLCCSVAGMPAPVWAAPGDEAALNFVGADIESVIKAVGHYTNINFVIDPRVKGTITLVSEKSISKTQAFGLLASALRLQGYAVVSGDGYAKVVPEADAKLQSVPTQVGNGSSQVKGDQIATQVFYLNYESSANLLAVLRPLISPNNTINANPGNNSLVITDYADNLKRLAKIIAALDVPASTDLDVIPVRYAIASDLASMVNKLMEGGSGGAGATADSGKVSVLADPRTNSLVLRAPSAARANLAKSLISKLDQPTTQLGNVHVVYLKNADATKLAQTLRSVVTSDGTAATAQQPTSNSLNTNNQNNQGGGMNSTGLGGGSQSGTSGGASLSNGPQQLSSGGAAGFIQADASTNTLILTCNEAVYRNLRAVIDQLDVRRAQVYIEALIVEVTSAKASEFGVQWLGLSGDSNSSYRVGALQSFAGGTDNNIAKLALGGGKVLPTGGLTLGIFKQINGALGLGAVAHALESDGNANILSTPNLITLDNELATIKVGQNVPILTGQYTSTAGTNTNPFQTIDRKEVGLTLKVRPQISEGGTIKLGIYHETSSVDKSTASAVSGITINNRVIENNVLADDGQIIVLGGLIEDSTGDNAEKVRGLGDIPLLGNLFKYQTRERKKTNLMIFLRPVIVRNKEQSGSLAADRYDYMRSAETAAVPASGNLMLKDLGTPVLPALQDGQPVGGNMVTRPVPPAPTPPPGAPANAATPPQPLLQQYQQQQLPQQQK; the protein is encoded by the coding sequence ATGAAAAAACCATCCGTGAGCCCAAATACCTCCACCTTCTCGCTGCGCCGCCTCTCCGCCGCCGCCTTGCTGTGCTGTTCCGTGGCCGGCATGCCGGCGCCCGTCTGGGCCGCGCCCGGCGACGAAGCGGCGCTCAATTTCGTCGGCGCCGACATCGAGTCGGTGATCAAGGCGGTCGGCCATTACACCAACATCAATTTCGTCATCGACCCGCGCGTCAAGGGCACGATTACGCTGGTGTCGGAAAAGTCGATCAGCAAGACGCAGGCGTTCGGGCTGCTGGCCTCGGCGCTGCGCCTGCAGGGCTACGCGGTGGTCTCGGGTGACGGCTACGCCAAGGTGGTGCCGGAAGCGGACGCCAAGCTGCAATCCGTGCCGACCCAGGTGGGCAACGGCAGCAGCCAGGTGAAGGGCGACCAGATCGCCACCCAGGTGTTTTACCTGAACTACGAATCGTCGGCCAACCTGCTGGCCGTGCTGCGTCCGCTGATTTCGCCGAACAACACGATCAATGCCAACCCGGGCAACAACTCGCTGGTGATCACCGATTACGCGGATAACCTCAAGCGCCTGGCGAAGATCATCGCCGCGCTCGACGTGCCCGCCTCGACGGACCTGGACGTGATCCCCGTGCGCTATGCGATCGCTTCCGACCTGGCCTCGATGGTAAACAAGCTGATGGAAGGCGGCAGCGGCGGCGCCGGCGCGACGGCCGACAGCGGCAAGGTTTCCGTGCTGGCCGACCCGCGCACCAATTCGCTGGTGCTGCGCGCGCCATCGGCGGCGCGCGCCAACCTGGCCAAGTCGCTGATCTCGAAGCTGGACCAGCCCACCACGCAGCTGGGCAATGTGCACGTGGTGTACCTGAAGAACGCGGACGCCACCAAGCTGGCGCAAACCCTGCGTTCGGTGGTGACGTCGGACGGCACGGCCGCCACGGCGCAGCAGCCGACCAGCAACAGCCTGAACACGAACAACCAGAATAACCAGGGCGGCGGCATGAACAGCACGGGCCTGGGCGGCGGCTCGCAAAGCGGCACCTCGGGCGGCGCGTCGCTGAGCAACGGACCGCAGCAGCTGTCCTCGGGCGGCGCGGCCGGCTTCATCCAGGCCGATGCCTCGACGAATACCCTGATTTTGACCTGCAACGAAGCCGTGTACCGCAACCTGCGCGCCGTGATCGACCAGCTCGACGTGCGCCGCGCCCAGGTCTACATCGAGGCGCTGATCGTCGAAGTGACGTCGGCCAAGGCATCCGAGTTCGGCGTGCAGTGGCTGGGGCTTTCCGGCGACAGCAACAGCAGCTACCGCGTGGGCGCGCTGCAGTCGTTCGCCGGCGGCACCGACAACAATATCGCCAAGCTGGCGCTGGGCGGCGGCAAGGTGCTGCCGACGGGCGGCCTGACCCTGGGCATCTTCAAGCAGATCAACGGCGCGCTGGGCCTGGGCGCCGTGGCGCATGCGCTGGAATCGGACGGCAACGCCAACATCCTGTCGACGCCGAACCTGATCACCCTGGACAACGAGCTGGCCACCATCAAGGTGGGGCAGAACGTGCCTATCCTGACGGGCCAGTACACGAGCACGGCCGGCACCAACACGAATCCGTTCCAGACCATCGACCGCAAGGAAGTGGGCCTGACGCTGAAGGTGCGTCCGCAGATTTCCGAAGGCGGCACCATCAAGCTGGGCATCTATCACGAGACGTCGAGCGTGGACAAATCCACGGCGTCGGCCGTCAGCGGCATCACCATCAACAACCGCGTGATCGAAAACAATGTGCTGGCCGACGATGGCCAGATCATCGTGCTCGGCGGCCTGATCGAGGACAGCACGGGCGACAACGCGGAGAAGGTGCGCGGCCTGGGCGACATTCCCCTGCTGGGCAACCTGTTCAAGTACCAGACGCGCGAGCGCAAGAAAACCAACCTGATGATCTTCCTGCGCCCCGTCATCGTGCGCAACAAGGAGCAGAGCGGCAGCCTGGCGGCCGACCGCTACGACTACATGCGCTCGGCCGAGACGGCCGCCGTGCCGGCTTCGGGCAACCTGATGCTGAAAGACCTGGGCACGCCCGTGCTGCCGGCGCTGCAGGATGGCCAGCCGGTGGGCGGCAACATGGTGACGCGTCCCGTGCCGCCGGCGCCGACGCCGCCGCCAGGCGCGCCGGCCAACGCGGCCACGCCGCCGCAGCCGCTGCTGCAGCAATACCAGCAGCAGCAACTGCCGCAGCAGCAGAAATGA
- the gspK gene encoding type II secretion system minor pseudopilin GspK: MTPYTRPSRQRGVAVITALLLTALAITVVASLFWQQQVQVRSMENQRLRLQTQWAMRGMVDFARFWLRQDNPMLTAADGVWATPIEEARLDDYVDREKVDTEKFDATVSGRALDAQARFNITNLAAATGGVDPNQVQAFQRLLSNLQLDSGLAQATADAVLRAKPVPRVASDSGKDGKDGKAAGKTAGGGSEPVAFTQVEDLLAVPGYTPQIIEKLRDFVIVLPELTAVNVNTAPAEVLSAITDMSLSEASALTLSNPRKKFVDRANFQNNINGKKPIDGVDIDVKSRYFLTVIRVRLDRAALDAVALVNRKTDPQRTTSLVWLREN; encoded by the coding sequence ATGACGCCATACACCCGCCCCTCGCGCCAGCGCGGCGTGGCCGTCATCACGGCCTTGCTGCTGACGGCGCTGGCCATCACGGTGGTTGCCAGCCTGTTCTGGCAACAGCAGGTGCAGGTGCGTTCGATGGAAAACCAGCGTTTGCGCCTGCAGACGCAGTGGGCCATGCGCGGCATGGTCGACTTCGCCCGTTTCTGGTTGCGCCAGGACAATCCCATGCTGACGGCCGCCGACGGCGTGTGGGCCACGCCCATCGAGGAAGCGCGGCTCGACGACTACGTCGACCGTGAAAAGGTCGACACGGAAAAATTTGACGCCACCGTGTCGGGCCGCGCGCTCGACGCGCAGGCGCGCTTCAACATCACCAACCTGGCGGCGGCCACGGGCGGCGTCGATCCGAACCAGGTACAGGCTTTCCAGCGCTTGCTGTCCAATTTGCAACTCGACAGCGGCCTGGCGCAGGCCACGGCCGACGCCGTGCTGCGCGCCAAGCCGGTGCCGCGCGTCGCCAGCGACAGCGGCAAGGATGGCAAGGATGGCAAGGCGGCCGGCAAGACGGCGGGCGGCGGCAGCGAGCCGGTGGCCTTCACGCAGGTCGAGGATTTGCTGGCCGTGCCCGGCTATACGCCGCAAATCATCGAAAAACTGCGCGATTTCGTCATCGTGCTGCCGGAACTGACGGCCGTGAACGTGAACACGGCGCCGGCCGAAGTGCTGTCGGCCATCACGGACATGTCCTTGTCCGAGGCCAGCGCCCTGACTTTGAGCAATCCGCGTAAAAAGTTTGTCGATAGAGCAAATTTCCAGAATAATATCAATGGCAAGAAACCGATCGACGGCGTGGATATCGATGTGAAGAGCCGCTACTTCCTCACCGTGATCCGGGTGCGGCTGGACCGCGCCGCCCTCGATGCCGTGGCCCTCGTCAATCGAAAAACGGATCCGCAGCGCACCACCAGCCTGGTCTGGTTGCGGGAAAATTAA
- the gspM gene encoding type II secretion system protein GspM: protein MSAALNRGRAVLAGRQQAVQAFWAERTQQERKLLAIGGVVAGLALVYAVFFEPAWTGRIELQKSLPELRQSAAQLQALAREAGELSRQTPVQVAPMSRAGLEASLKARGLTPQSLSLTGEYARVQLTGVPFASVMLWLDGLRREGRIAVQEAKITAQTKAGLVDASLSLHQSPGAAR from the coding sequence ATGAGTGCAGCATTGAACAGGGGCCGCGCCGTGCTGGCCGGCCGCCAGCAAGCCGTGCAGGCCTTCTGGGCCGAACGCACGCAGCAGGAGCGCAAGCTGCTGGCCATCGGTGGCGTGGTGGCTGGCCTGGCCCTCGTCTACGCCGTGTTTTTCGAGCCGGCCTGGACGGGACGCATCGAATTGCAAAAGAGCTTGCCCGAGCTGCGCCAGAGCGCGGCCCAGCTGCAGGCGCTGGCGCGCGAAGCCGGTGAGTTGTCGCGCCAGACGCCGGTGCAGGTGGCACCCATGAGCCGCGCCGGCCTCGAGGCATCGCTGAAGGCGCGCGGCCTGACGCCGCAATCGCTGTCGCTGACGGGCGAATATGCGCGCGTGCAGCTGACGGGCGTGCCGTTTGCCAGCGTCATGCTGTGGCTCGATGGCTTGCGCCGCGAAGGCCGCATCGCCGTGCAGGAAGCGAAGATCACGGCGCAGACCAAGGCCGGCCTGGTGGACGCCAGCCTGAGCCTGCACCAGAGCCCGGGCGCGGCACGATGA
- a CDS encoding PulJ/GspJ family protein: MARRNLSAAGFTLIELLVAIGILAMVAVLGWRGLDSIMRSREVLTSQLEQARGMQLAFAQMQTDCDHLAGAGQGNNLLNGRTNLTAENDRLTLVRLAASEQEPQQLQVVTYLLRGGVLIRRESNGTRDLAVLDTLWQAARDDTDTGSADVTLMRGVDSMVMRGWNNGAWNVLTAGATISTQVPGLEVTLQMPGQAAGLSKVFLLGPG, encoded by the coding sequence ATGGCGCGCCGCAACCTTTCCGCCGCGGGTTTCACCCTGATCGAGCTGCTCGTGGCGATCGGCATCCTGGCCATGGTGGCCGTGCTGGGCTGGCGCGGCCTGGACAGCATCATGCGCTCGCGCGAAGTGCTCACCAGCCAGCTGGAGCAGGCGCGCGGCATGCAGCTGGCATTCGCCCAGATGCAGACCGATTGCGACCACCTGGCCGGCGCCGGCCAGGGCAACAACCTGCTCAATGGCCGCACCAACCTGACGGCCGAGAATGACCGCCTGACCCTGGTGCGCCTGGCCGCCTCGGAGCAGGAACCGCAACAGTTGCAAGTGGTCACTTACCTGCTGCGCGGCGGCGTGCTGATCCGGCGCGAGTCGAACGGCACGCGCGACCTGGCCGTGCTCGACACCCTGTGGCAGGCGGCGCGCGACGATACGGACACGGGCAGCGCCGACGTGACCCTGATGCGCGGCGTCGACAGCATGGTCATGCGCGGCTGGAACAATGGCGCCTGGAACGTGCTGACGGCGGGCGCCACCATTTCCACGCAGGTGCCGGGCCTGGAAGTGACCTTGCAGATGCCGGGCCAGGCGGCGGGCCTGTCCAAAGTCTTTTTATTGGGGCCGGGATGA
- the gspE gene encoding type II secretion system ATPase GspE yields the protein MSNLLPYAYARDFGLLARPGAVDGAPVDVLVAASTAPAAIAEVSRRFGQIQLTVLPRADLDAAIAGAYAGGGGDASQMADEFDADLDLTKLLQDVPAIEDLLESSDDAPVIRMINALLTQALREGASDIHIEPFEQTSVVRFRIDGSLRDVVRPRKAIHGSLISRIKIMAQLDIAEKRLPQDGRITLRVGGKPVDVRVSTLPTGHGERAVLRLLDKEAGRLDLQHLGMSAPMLAQFDGLITQPHGIVLVTGPTGSGKTTTLYAALSMLNATTTNILTVEDPIEYDLAGVGQTQVNPRIDMTFAKALRAILRQDPDVIMIGEIRDLETAQIAVQASLTGHLVLATLHTNDASAAVTRLLDMGIEPFLLSSSLLGVLAQRLVRKLCGSCKTFDGEYWQAVGCEHCGQTGYQGRVGVYELLRTTEQIRAQIHNRASEAEVRTVALQDGMLSMRDDGERWLRDGTTTQAELLRVTKD from the coding sequence ATGAGTAACCTGCTTCCCTACGCCTACGCGCGCGATTTCGGCTTGCTGGCCCGGCCCGGCGCCGTCGATGGCGCGCCGGTCGACGTGCTGGTGGCCGCATCGACGGCGCCGGCGGCCATCGCCGAAGTGTCGCGCCGCTTCGGCCAGATCCAGCTGACGGTGCTGCCGCGCGCCGACCTCGATGCGGCCATCGCCGGCGCCTATGCGGGCGGCGGCGGCGACGCTTCGCAGATGGCCGATGAATTCGACGCCGACCTCGATCTGACCAAGCTGCTGCAGGACGTGCCGGCCATCGAGGACTTGCTCGAGTCGTCCGACGACGCGCCCGTGATCCGCATGATCAACGCCTTGCTGACGCAGGCGCTGCGCGAAGGCGCCTCCGATATCCACATCGAGCCGTTCGAGCAGACGTCCGTCGTGCGCTTCCGCATCGACGGCAGCCTGCGCGACGTGGTGCGCCCCCGCAAGGCCATCCACGGTTCGCTCATTTCGCGCATTAAGATCATGGCGCAGCTCGACATCGCCGAGAAACGCCTGCCGCAGGACGGCCGCATCACCCTGCGCGTGGGCGGCAAGCCCGTCGACGTGCGCGTCTCGACCCTGCCCACCGGGCATGGCGAACGGGCCGTGCTGCGCTTGCTGGACAAGGAAGCGGGCCGCCTCGACCTGCAGCACCTGGGCATGAGCGCGCCCATGCTGGCGCAGTTCGATGGCCTGATCACGCAGCCGCACGGCATCGTGCTCGTCACGGGCCCCACCGGTTCGGGCAAGACCACGACCCTGTATGCGGCGCTGTCGATGCTCAACGCCACCACCACGAACATCCTGACGGTGGAAGACCCGATCGAGTACGATCTGGCGGGCGTGGGCCAGACGCAGGTCAATCCGCGCATCGACATGACATTTGCCAAGGCGCTGCGGGCGATTCTGCGGCAAGATCCCGATGTGATCATGATCGGCGAGATCCGCGACCTGGAAACGGCGCAGATCGCCGTGCAGGCGTCGCTGACGGGCCACCTGGTGCTGGCGACCCTGCACACCAACGATGCGTCGGCGGCCGTCACGCGCCTGCTCGACATGGGCATCGAGCCGTTCCTGCTGTCGTCCTCCCTGCTGGGCGTGCTGGCGCAGCGGCTGGTGCGCAAGCTGTGCGGTTCCTGCAAGACCTTCGATGGCGAATACTGGCAGGCCGTCGGCTGCGAGCATTGCGGCCAGACCGGCTACCAGGGCCGCGTCGGCGTATATGAACTGCTGCGCACGACGGAGCAGATCCGCGCGCAGATCCACAACCGCGCCTCGGAGGCGGAGGTGCGCACGGTCGCCCTGCAGGACGGCATGCTGAGCATGCGCGACGACGGCGAACGCTGGCTGCGCGACGGCACCACCACGCAGGCGGAATTGCTGCGCGTGACCAAAGACTAG
- the gspG gene encoding type II secretion system major pseudopilin GspG, translated as MQNAANHPIRQRRARGFTLIEIMVVVVIMGILASLVVPKLIARTGESKVAAAKVDIATVMQALKLYRLDNQRYPTTEQGLHALIEKPTTGPAANGWKAGGYLEKMPKDPWGNPYQYLSPGLKGEVDIISLGADGQPGGSGDDADLGSWDL; from the coding sequence ATGCAAAACGCAGCAAACCATCCGATACGCCAGCGCCGCGCGCGCGGCTTCACCTTGATCGAAATCATGGTCGTGGTGGTGATCATGGGCATCCTCGCCTCGCTCGTGGTGCCCAAGCTGATCGCCCGCACGGGCGAGTCGAAAGTGGCGGCGGCGAAAGTCGACATCGCCACCGTGATGCAAGCCTTGAAACTGTACCGGCTGGACAACCAGCGCTACCCGACCACCGAGCAGGGCTTGCATGCGCTGATCGAAAAGCCCACGACCGGCCCGGCCGCGAACGGCTGGAAGGCGGGCGGCTACCTGGAAAAGATGCCGAAAGATCCGTGGGGCAATCCCTACCAGTACCTGTCGCCAGGCCTGAAGGGCGAAGTCGACATCATCTCGCTGGGCGCCGACGGCCAGCCTGGCGGTAGCGGCGACGACGCCGATCTCGGCTCGTGGGACCTGTAA
- the gspI gene encoding type II secretion system minor pseudopilin GspI encodes MMGYSRQRRQRGFTLLEVLVALVIVGTALGASLRAVGSLTQNSDGLRSAMMATWSAENHLVRLRLAKTFPQTGKRTVECPQGDLQLICEEEVVATPNPRIRQVRVNVYDAQYPARRIVRLVLLSFND; translated from the coding sequence ATGATGGGCTACTCCCGCCAACGCCGCCAGCGCGGCTTTACTTTGCTCGAGGTATTGGTGGCCCTCGTCATCGTCGGCACGGCCCTGGGCGCGTCCCTGCGCGCCGTGGGCAGCCTGACGCAGAACAGCGACGGCTTGCGCAGCGCCATGATGGCCACCTGGTCGGCGGAAAACCACCTGGTGCGCCTGCGCCTGGCGAAAACCTTCCCGCAGACGGGCAAGCGCACGGTCGAATGCCCGCAAGGCGACCTGCAACTGATTTGCGAGGAAGAAGTGGTGGCCACGCCGAACCCCCGCATCCGGCAAGTGCGCGTCAACGTCTATGACGCCCAGTATCCGGCCCGGCGCATCGTGCGCCTGGTCCTGCTTTCGTTTAACGACTGA
- a CDS encoding type II secretion system protein N — MMRVLGWLLAIIASVCITLLVFFPAGWVAGIVERQTGGRLTLGDAQGTLWRGSAFIGGAASANGAVTPLLPGRFSWRISPSVLWGAVDVELQNAEALSQAVNLRGSWSHWQVSPAALLLPADGLGGLGAPLNTVAPTGSMRLSWSTLQLALEQRQFSAVGRTTLQMTDMASRLSSLRPLGSYELDFDWQGQQAALTLRSIKGPLLLDGSGSLNQGRMQFSGQAQAAAGYEETLASLLNLLGQRRSNSEKNIIALEFRQ, encoded by the coding sequence ATGATGCGCGTGCTCGGATGGCTGCTGGCCATCATCGCCAGCGTCTGCATCACCCTGCTGGTGTTTTTCCCGGCCGGCTGGGTAGCCGGCATCGTGGAAAGGCAGACGGGCGGACGTTTGACCTTGGGCGACGCGCAAGGTACCCTGTGGCGCGGCTCGGCCTTTATTGGCGGGGCGGCCAGCGCGAATGGCGCCGTGACGCCGCTGCTGCCGGGACGCTTCAGCTGGCGCATTTCGCCGTCCGTGCTGTGGGGCGCGGTCGACGTGGAGCTGCAGAATGCAGAGGCGCTGTCGCAGGCCGTCAACCTGCGCGGGTCGTGGTCGCACTGGCAAGTCAGCCCGGCGGCGTTGCTGCTGCCGGCCGATGGCCTGGGCGGCCTCGGCGCGCCGCTGAACACGGTGGCGCCGACGGGCAGCATGCGCCTGTCGTGGAGCACCTTGCAGCTGGCGCTGGAGCAGCGGCAGTTTTCCGCCGTCGGCCGCACCACCCTGCAAATGACGGACATGGCGTCGCGCCTGTCGTCCCTGCGTCCGCTGGGCAGTTATGAACTCGATTTCGATTGGCAGGGGCAGCAGGCGGCATTGACCTTGCGCTCCATCAAGGGACCGCTGCTGCTCGATGGCAGCGGCAGCCTGAATCAGGGGCGCATGCAGTTTTCCGGCCAGGCCCAGGCCGCAGCAGGATATGAAGAGACCTTGGCGAGTTTGTTGAATTTGCTGGGACAGCGCCGTAGCAATAGCGAAAAAAACATCATCGCCTTAGAGTTTAGACAATGA
- a CDS encoding HesA/MoeB/ThiF family protein: MHDAQLLRYSRHILLNEIGIEGQQALLDAHALVIGAGGLGSPAAMYLAASGIGKLTLVDDDTVDLTNLQRQIAHTTARVGQPKVQSARETLLGINPEIEIIALKERLDGARLAELVLSATVVLDCTDNFATRHAVNRACVAARVPLVSGAVIRFDGQVSVFDPRTGTQPCYSCLFPQEQQFTDEACSTMGVFAPLVGVVGAMQAAEALKLVMGVGESLAGRLLLLDGLHMEWSSMRVARDPACAVCGEVVLSA; encoded by the coding sequence ATGCATGACGCCCAATTGCTGCGCTATTCGCGCCATATCCTGCTCAACGAGATCGGCATCGAAGGCCAGCAAGCGTTGCTCGACGCCCATGCGCTGGTGATCGGCGCGGGCGGGCTCGGTTCGCCGGCCGCCATGTACCTGGCCGCCAGCGGCATCGGCAAGCTGACCCTGGTCGACGACGATACGGTCGACCTGACCAATCTGCAGCGCCAGATCGCCCACACGACGGCCCGCGTGGGCCAGCCGAAAGTGCAGTCGGCACGCGAAACATTGCTCGGTATCAATCCCGAGATCGAAATTATTGCATTAAAGGAAAGGCTCGACGGAGCGCGCCTGGCCGAACTGGTCTTGTCGGCCACGGTCGTGCTCGACTGTACGGACAACTTCGCCACGCGCCATGCCGTCAACCGCGCCTGCGTGGCGGCCAGGGTGCCGCTGGTGTCGGGCGCCGTGATCCGCTTCGACGGCCAGGTGAGCGTGTTCGATCCGCGCACGGGCACGCAGCCGTGCTATTCCTGCCTGTTTCCGCAGGAGCAGCAGTTCACGGACGAGGCATGTTCGACCATGGGCGTGTTCGCGCCGCTGGTCGGCGTGGTCGGCGCCATGCAGGCGGCCGAGGCCCTGAAACTGGTGATGGGCGTGGGCGAATCGCTGGCCGGCCGGCTGCTGCTGCTCGACGGCTTGCACATGGAATGGAGCAGCATGCGCGTGGCGCGCGACCCTGCCTGCGCCGTCTGCGGCGAAGTGGTCTTGTCGGCCTGA